One part of the Cyclobacteriaceae bacterium genome encodes these proteins:
- a CDS encoding DNA gyrase/topoisomerase IV subunit A, with translation MSKKKKVVKAPDVKGKSKKGQEGIISVGVDGLYQDWFLDYASYVILERAVPRIEDGFKPVQRRIMHSLKEMDDGRFNKVANVIGNTMQYHPHGDAAIGEAIVNIGQKDILIETQGNWGDVRTGDSAAAPRYIEARLSKFALDVVYNAQTTEWQLSYDGRKKEPVTLPVKFPLLLAQGVEGIAVGLSTKILPHNFCELIKASIDVLKGRNPKIYPDFPTGGIGDFSEYNQGLRGGKIKVRAKIDIVDKKTLVIREIPFSTTTTSLMESIVKASEKGQIKVKQVVDNSAKDVEIQINLQPGQSPEVAMDALYAFTDCEISISPNACVIVEDKPQFMTVNDILKYNTHQTVKLLKQELEIKKAELKEKILFSSLEKIFIENRIYRDIEECESWEEVISTIDKGLKPHKKKFYREITTDDIVRLTEIKIKRISRYDSFKADELLKDLEKQLKETEHHLKHLTDYAISYYQNLLDKYGKGRERKTEIKSFQSVTATEVIAINQKLYVNRTDGFVGYGLKRDEFVCDCSELDDIIAIRKDGKALVSRISEKVFMGKDILYVGVWKKGDDRMVYNLIYSDGKTGKGFVKRFTMPGVIRDKEYDLTQGHPNSKIHYVTGNPNGEAEIVEVKLSQSSTARKKIFEFDFADLEVKGRGARGNILTKYPIRKVDFLQAGTSTLGKLNLWYDADAGKLNKDERGKYLGKFAGEDQIITFLRNGSYRITGYDLTTRFDPEKTLTVEKFSPKKVISAVYIDGESKQHMVKRFVVETSTADKEFGFISETIGSRLVLVTTSDTPEIELELIKGKDKKKVTEVINLEDVVDVKGWKALGNRLSQFKVTKVHLPDEPEEQSPGEADDIEATETGKGGESPKKKEGEPNEQASLFEEPKKQSQEGNPSGKKAKQKVEQASLFEAPKPTEKSEQNQNEKSEPKTVAKKTDKPSKGGKAFGVGETIELEL, from the coding sequence ATGAGCAAGAAAAAGAAAGTTGTAAAAGCACCTGATGTGAAAGGTAAGAGCAAGAAAGGCCAGGAGGGGATTATTTCTGTTGGTGTGGATGGCCTTTACCAGGATTGGTTCCTTGATTATGCTTCGTATGTAATACTGGAGCGTGCCGTACCGCGCATTGAAGATGGCTTTAAGCCGGTGCAGCGCAGGATCATGCACTCGTTGAAAGAGATGGATGATGGCCGCTTCAACAAAGTGGCTAACGTAATCGGTAACACCATGCAGTATCACCCGCATGGCGATGCTGCCATCGGAGAGGCCATAGTAAACATCGGTCAGAAAGATATTTTGATCGAAACCCAGGGTAACTGGGGCGATGTGCGCACAGGTGATAGTGCCGCTGCTCCCCGATACATAGAAGCCCGCCTTTCCAAATTTGCGCTGGATGTGGTATACAATGCCCAGACAACCGAATGGCAGCTTTCGTACGATGGCCGTAAAAAGGAGCCGGTAACGCTTCCGGTCAAGTTTCCATTGTTGTTGGCACAAGGTGTTGAAGGCATTGCCGTAGGTCTTTCCACCAAAATACTCCCGCATAACTTCTGTGAGTTAATTAAGGCATCTATTGATGTACTCAAAGGCAGGAACCCAAAGATCTATCCGGATTTCCCGACAGGGGGTATTGGCGACTTTTCCGAATACAACCAAGGTTTGCGGGGTGGTAAAATCAAGGTGCGTGCAAAGATTGATATAGTTGATAAAAAGACCCTTGTAATCAGGGAGATACCTTTTTCTACCACTACTACTTCTTTGATGGAATCCATCGTTAAGGCCAGCGAGAAGGGACAGATTAAAGTTAAACAGGTGGTGGATAACTCAGCTAAGGATGTAGAAATCCAGATCAACCTGCAACCGGGCCAATCTCCAGAAGTGGCCATGGATGCGCTGTATGCCTTTACGGATTGCGAAATCAGCATTTCGCCCAATGCCTGCGTGATTGTGGAAGACAAGCCGCAATTCATGACAGTAAACGACATTCTGAAGTACAACACCCATCAGACGGTTAAGCTGCTCAAACAGGAGCTGGAGATCAAAAAGGCCGAATTGAAGGAGAAAATCCTGTTTTCGTCTTTAGAGAAGATTTTCATCGAAAACCGTATTTACCGCGACATTGAAGAGTGCGAAAGCTGGGAGGAAGTCATTTCAACCATCGATAAGGGCCTGAAACCCCATAAAAAGAAGTTTTACAGGGAAATCACCACCGATGATATCGTTCGGCTTACGGAAATCAAGATCAAGCGCATTTCCCGATACGATTCATTCAAGGCGGATGAGTTGCTCAAAGACCTTGAAAAGCAGTTAAAGGAAACAGAACACCACCTAAAGCACCTTACGGACTATGCAATATCTTATTACCAGAACCTGCTGGATAAGTACGGTAAAGGCCGTGAACGCAAAACGGAGATTAAGAGCTTCCAATCGGTTACAGCAACGGAAGTAATTGCCATCAACCAAAAACTTTATGTAAACCGTACCGATGGTTTTGTGGGTTACGGCTTGAAGCGCGATGAGTTTGTGTGCGATTGTTCCGAGTTGGATGACATCATCGCCATCCGCAAAGATGGCAAAGCATTGGTGAGTCGCATTTCTGAAAAAGTCTTTATGGGTAAAGACATTCTGTATGTAGGCGTGTGGAAGAAAGGCGATGACCGCATGGTGTATAACCTGATCTACTCCGATGGTAAAACCGGAAAAGGTTTTGTAAAGCGATTCACCATGCCGGGCGTTATCCGCGACAAGGAATATGATCTGACTCAAGGCCATCCGAACTCGAAGATTCATTATGTGACGGGCAACCCGAATGGTGAAGCAGAAATTGTTGAAGTGAAGTTATCGCAGTCGAGCACAGCGCGTAAAAAAATATTCGAATTTGATTTTGCCGACCTTGAAGTAAAAGGCAGGGGAGCGCGTGGTAACATTCTCACCAAGTATCCCATCCGTAAAGTCGACTTCCTGCAAGCGGGTACATCAACTTTAGGTAAACTTAATTTGTGGTACGATGCCGATGCCGGTAAGCTGAACAAAGATGAGCGTGGCAAATACCTTGGGAAGTTTGCTGGGGAGGATCAGATTATTACCTTCCTACGCAACGGTTCGTACCGGATAACCGGGTATGATCTCACCACTCGGTTCGATCCGGAAAAAACACTGACCGTAGAGAAGTTCAGCCCCAAAAAAGTGATCTCGGCCGTGTACATCGATGGGGAATCGAAGCAGCATATGGTGAAGCGATTTGTAGTTGAAACCAGCACAGCCGATAAGGAATTTGGGTTCATCTCCGAAACCATAGGATCACGTCTGGTATTGGTAACCACAAGCGATACACCGGAAATTGAACTTGAGTTAATTAAAGGTAAAGACAAAAAGAAGGTTACAGAGGTTATTAACCTGGAGGATGTAGTGGATGTGAAGGGTTGGAAAGCTTTAGGCAACCGACTCAGTCAGTTTAAGGTAACGAAGGTGCATTTACCGGACGAACCGGAAGAGCAATCTCCAGGCGAAGCTGACGACATTGAGGCGACCGAAACCGGAAAGGGTGGCGAGTCGCCAAAAAAAAAAGAGGGGGAGCCCAACGAGCAAGCCAGCCTCTTCGAAGAGCCCAAAAAGCAAAGCCAGGAAGGCAACCCAAGCGGCAAAAAAGCAAAGCAAAAAGTCGAGCAAGCCAGCCTCTTCGAAGCGCCAAAGCCCACCGAAAAAAGCGAGCAAAACCAAAACGAAAAAAGTGAGCCGAAAACGGTAGCCAAAAAAACCGACAAGCCATCAAAAGGCGGTAAGGCTTTTGGGGTGGGTGAGACGATTGAGTTGGAGTTATAA
- a CDS encoding type IIA DNA topoisomerase subunit B, whose translation MFEYTEASIKSLDWREHIRLRPGMYIGKLGDGSSKDDGIYVLVKEVVDNCIDEHMMGYGKTIDITINEKNVTVRDYGRGIPLGKVVDVVSKINTGAKYDSGAFQKSVGLNGVGTKAVNALSNYFKVQAFRDGQTKLAEFKKGILTSDPKVAKTKERNGTLVEFEPDNTMFKNYHFIPDYLEDLMWNYAFLNAGLTINYNGKKFFSKDGLLDLLKQKTDPEEIRYPIVHVKGDDIEFALTHGNQYGEEYYSFVNGQNTTQGGTHLAAFREGMIKGVRDFYKKDFDASDIRASVIAAIAVRVQEPVFESQTKTKLGSVNMAPEGQSVRSYVGDFVAKELEIYLHKNPSVADAMLKRIMQSERERKEIAGIKKLANERAKKANLHNKKLRDCRFHFDEQDQLGFGSMIFITEGDSASGSITKSRNVETQAVFSLRGKPLNCFGLTKKVVYENEEFNLLQHALNIEDGLDGLRYNKVIIATDADVDGMHIRLLLMTFFLQFFPDLVKAGHVFILETPLFRVRNKKETIYCYSEEEKQDAIKKLGSKPEITRFKGLGEISPDEFGKFIGDNIRLQPVQLDKDSHLRDVLEFYMGKNTPDRQDFIIDNLRIELDKVEATEEVEATV comes from the coding sequence ATGTTTGAGTACACCGAAGCCAGCATCAAGTCACTGGACTGGCGGGAGCATATTCGGCTGCGGCCAGGCATGTACATCGGTAAGCTGGGGGATGGTTCATCCAAGGATGATGGTATTTATGTGCTCGTCAAGGAAGTAGTTGACAACTGTATCGATGAGCACATGATGGGCTATGGAAAAACCATCGACATCACCATTAACGAAAAAAATGTTACCGTGCGCGATTATGGCCGGGGCATTCCGCTGGGTAAGGTGGTGGATGTGGTCTCCAAAATCAACACCGGTGCGAAATACGACTCCGGTGCCTTCCAAAAATCGGTAGGGTTGAATGGTGTTGGTACGAAGGCGGTTAATGCACTCTCCAACTATTTCAAGGTTCAGGCTTTCCGCGATGGCCAGACCAAACTGGCCGAGTTTAAGAAAGGTATACTGACCAGCGACCCCAAGGTGGCCAAGACCAAAGAGCGCAACGGTACATTGGTTGAGTTTGAGCCTGACAATACCATGTTTAAAAACTACCACTTCATTCCCGATTATCTCGAGGACCTGATGTGGAATTATGCATTCCTGAATGCCGGGCTTACCATCAATTATAATGGTAAAAAATTCTTTTCAAAAGATGGTTTGCTTGACCTGCTAAAGCAGAAAACTGATCCCGAAGAAATACGGTACCCTATTGTCCATGTAAAGGGCGATGACATTGAGTTTGCCCTAACGCACGGCAATCAGTATGGTGAAGAGTATTACTCATTTGTTAACGGACAGAATACCACACAAGGCGGAACGCACTTAGCCGCCTTCCGCGAAGGCATGATCAAGGGCGTTCGTGATTTTTATAAGAAAGATTTTGATGCATCCGACATCCGGGCCAGCGTAATCGCTGCCATTGCCGTGCGCGTGCAGGAGCCCGTGTTCGAATCACAGACGAAAACCAAGCTGGGTTCGGTTAACATGGCACCCGAGGGCCAATCGGTACGATCTTACGTGGGCGATTTCGTAGCAAAAGAACTGGAAATATACCTGCATAAAAACCCTTCGGTAGCCGATGCCATGCTCAAGCGCATCATGCAATCAGAGCGGGAGCGGAAGGAAATAGCCGGTATTAAAAAGCTGGCCAACGAACGGGCTAAAAAGGCCAACCTGCACAACAAAAAGCTACGCGATTGCCGCTTTCATTTCGATGAGCAGGACCAGCTCGGTTTCGGTTCCATGATTTTTATTACCGAAGGGGACTCTGCCAGTGGCTCGATTACCAAGTCAAGAAATGTGGAGACGCAAGCTGTTTTCTCGCTGAGAGGTAAGCCGTTAAACTGTTTTGGCTTGACCAAAAAAGTGGTGTATGAAAATGAAGAGTTCAACCTGCTTCAACATGCGTTGAATATTGAAGATGGCCTGGATGGCTTGCGTTACAACAAAGTGATCATCGCTACCGATGCCGATGTGGACGGCATGCACATCCGTTTGCTGTTGATGACGTTCTTCCTTCAATTTTTTCCCGATTTGGTGAAAGCAGGGCACGTGTTCATTCTGGAGACGCCCTTGTTCAGGGTTCGCAATAAGAAAGAAACCATTTACTGCTACAGCGAAGAAGAAAAGCAAGATGCGATAAAGAAATTGGGCAGTAAGCCGGAGATTACCCGTTTCAAGGGCTTGGGTGAAATCTCTCCAGATGAATTCGGCAAGTTTATCGGGGACAACATCAGGCTGCAGCCAGTGCAGTTGGATAAAGACAGCCACCTGCGCGATGTATTGGAATTTTACATGGGTAAGAACACGCCCGATCGCCAGGATTTCATCATTGACAACCTCCGGATAGAGTTGGACAAAGTAGAAGCCACAGAAGAAGTTGAAGCAACCGTTTAG